AGTTAAAAATGGGTTATAGTAACGGTGGTGCCAGTGGCAGGGAGATTTATCAGTACAGCCGTTTTATTGACGGTCAGGGACGTGATGGCGACGCCTTCCAGACAGGTACTGCTACTCCTTCGAATACTATGTTTTCTTTGTCGTGGGTGGATTTTTACGAAGGTGTTTTCCGTGCAAATGACGCCATCTATAACCTCCAGAAAGTTTCACCTTCTGCCGCAGATAAGAAAAGCCGTTATCTCGCAGAGATGAAATTTATGCGAGCCTATTATTATTTCCGCCTGAACCAGGTATTTAAAGGAGTACCTATCTATCTGGATCCCCGGAATATTAATGACCTGATGCGTCCGCGCAATACAGAAGATGAAGTATGGGCACAGATCATTAAAGATCTGACAGAAGCGATTGCTGAACCAAATCTGCCTGCAAAATATGCAAAAGGTAGTTCCAGCTTTGGCCATGCTACCAAAGGGGCTGCCTATGCGCTGAGAGGAAAAGTATATATGTACCAGAAAGTCTGGGATAAGGCTGCTGCTGATTTCCAGAGTGTGAAAGATGCAGGTTACGGATTGTTCCCAACCTACAGGGAATTATTCCTGGAAGCCAACGAACAGAGTGACGAGTGTATTTTTTCTATTCAGAATTTGCCGGTAGATGGATTCGGTAGTACCACGCAATTTTACTGCGGTACCCGTTCTTCATTCGGTTCCTGCTGGAACACATACCTGATCGCACCTGACCTGGTAGATGCCTACGAAAATAAAGATGGCAGCAAATTCAACTGGGATGCCGTTATTCCGGGTTATAGCAGCAAAACCGCTGCACAGCGGGAAGTATATTTCCTGCGCAACAACCTCACCGCAGCAGAGATTACTGCCGCAACAAACCGTGGCGCCTATATGGCAGATTACCTGCCTACGGGTAATGAACAGCGTATTCAGGCAGTATATGCCAACAGGGATCCGCGTCTGACAGCGAATGTCATCACACCGTATGCAACCTATGTTGGTAGAAATATTAATGGTGCTGACCAGACATTTACCCTGCGCTGGCCGGTAAGGGATGAATTACCACCAACACTGGACCTGCTGACAGATACTAAATCACTCTTCTATTATCTGCACAGAAAATTTGTCTATACCGGTTCTACACAATTACCTAACCGTTACTCCGGTGGTATTGATATGCCATTGATCCGTTATGCAGATGTTTTACTGATGTGGGCAGAAGCGCTGAACGAACAAGGTAACACGGCAGCAGCCGTGGACCTGGTAAACCAGGTAAGAGGCCGTGCAGGCGTAGGTTTGCTGAACTCTTCCGCTGGTACCACAGTAGCCGGACAAGATGATTTGCGTAAACGCATCCGCCACGAACGCCTGTGTGAATTCCCGAATGAAGGTATTTCCTACTTCGATGAATTACGCTGGAAAACCTGGAAAGATGATGTGTTTTATCCTGGCAACGGTATCAAACAGATCTGGGGAACAGTAGTAGTACCGTTTGTATGGCTGGGAGATCAGCTGTATACCTGGGCTATTCCATTAACAGAAAGACAAAATAATCCTAAGCTGGACCAAAATAAAGGCTGGATTGAATAGAGCAATATAAAGTCAAACAGGTGAGCCTCCTTTCCAGGAGGCTTATTTTTTTAATGTAGAGGCCTTTCATCTGTACCCCATCATTGATCCGTTGATTGGGTACGCGCAGCTTCCCATCCCAGGATAGCTGTTTTGCGCGTACTACCCCAATGATATTCACCTGTTTCGCCGCTGGCCCTGATCACACGGTGACACGGGATCAGAAAGGCGACAGGGTTGCTGCCTATAGCCGTACCTACGGCCCTGGAAGCTTTCGGATGCTGTATGCTTTCCGCTATCTGTGAATAGGTACGCAGGTTACCCATCGGGATTTTCAGCAATGCCTCCCATACCTTCAGCTGGAACGGTGTTCCTTTGAGGTGCAGTTTGATCTCCGGCAGACTTGCTGGCTGCTGCCGGAAGATATACAAGGCATTTTGCTGCATTATATCTGTCATCTGGCTGAATTCCGCTTCCGGGAAACAGGCGTAGAGTTCCTGTAGTGCTGTTGCAGGTTCATCTGCAAAAGCCATATAGCAAATGCCTTTGGCAGTGCTGGCCACCAGGATATTACCGAATGGACTTTCAGCGAAGCTATAGTTGATATGCAAGGTTTTACCACCGTTTTTATATTCACCTGGTGTCATGCTTTCAATGTTGATGAAGAGGTCGTGCAGGCGGCTGGTACCGGATAATCCGGTTTCGAAAGCAGCATCCAGCAGGGTGGTGTTTTCTTCACGTAATAATTGTTTTGCATAATCCAGTGTCAGGTATTGCAGGAATTTTTTGGGAGATACACCTGCCCATTCTGCAAATACCCGCTGAAAATGATAAGGGCTCAGATGCGCTGCCGCTGCAATCTCACTGAGGTCAGGCTGCTCTCTGAAGTGCTCCCTGATAAAGGTGATGGCCGTTGCCACTTTATCGTAGTTGTTCATATCTCCATCAATTTACAACAAAAGTAAGACGGTGAGGAATGCCTGTAAACCCGAAACTTGCGCATTTTATCTATAGAAAATTTTGGAATATGAGATTTTTTTGTAGATTTCATAATATAAGGAAGCAAATAACTGTCTTAATCCAGTCAAAATCCAAGGTCATGAAACTTAAAAAGAGCGTAGTCGTAGTGGCTGCAGCTTTAATCGCTGCCGGCTCATTATGTTCTTTATCGCTGCCACAGCAGCCCGAAGGTCCTAAAAATCTGAAGGTTCTCCCTAAAGATATCAGCCACGATCAGCTCATTGCGGTGATGCACAATTTCAACACTTCATTAAGTGTAAAATGTAATTTCTGCCATGCGCCGGGTAAGGATGATCCTAAGAAAATGGATTTTGCCAGCGATGACAATCCGCACAAGGACATTGCACGCGATATGATGCGTATGACGGATAGTATCAACACGAATTTCTTTAAAGGTTCAGCAACCATGACGGTTACCTGCTATACCTGCCATCATGGTGATAAGGAACCGGTAAGCAAACCAGCCGAAGGACAGACGCCGCCGCCTCCGCCGCAGCAGCCTGCTTCAACAAAGTAATTTACCCGGTATAAGGCCCTGTTGCAAGGGCCTTTACTTTTAACACTATCCTGAACCCAAAAAGACGTATCTTTGGTTCCGTCTTTTGAGATCATAGCACATACGACGAAAATCTGCGCTCCTCATTGGTCAGCTATACAAGGACTTGCCTTGTAACTAATTAACTAACAGACCAGATAAACTTTCAATTATTTTATAATAAGCTCATCCGGTCACCCCCGACGTATATACGGACACCTGCCTTTTACTGATGTTGATGACTCCGGTGCCACGTTTCCGGGCTAAAATTTTGAACATGCAATTTGAGCAATTAGGGCTGATAAAGCCCATATTAAAAGCTGTTGAAGCTCAGGGTTATACAACCCCAACCCCCATACAGCAACAAGCTATACCTATAGTTCTGCAAGGTACCGACCTCCTGGGATGCGCACAGACCGGCACCGGAAAAACCGCCGCATTTGCCATTCCTATCATACAAAAGTTATACAGGGAAGACAGAGGCCAGCAGGCTTATAAGCACGTGCGTGCCCTGATCCTGACGCCAACCCGTGAACTTGCTTCCCAGATCGGAGATAATTTCCAGGCCTATAGCCAGTTTACCGACCTGAAGCACGATGTGATCTTTGGTGGTGTACCACAACATAAACAGGTCATTTCCCTGAGAAATGGTACCGATATCCTCATTGCTACTCCCGGCCGACTGCTGGACCTGATGAACCAGGGTTATGTATACCTGAGTCACCTGGAAGTTTTTGTGCTGGATGAAGCAGACCGTATGCTGGATATGGGTTTTGTGAATGATATCAAGAAGATCATTAAGGAATTGCCTTCAGAAAGACAGACGCTGTTTTTCTCTGCTACCATGCCACCTAAAATTTCCCAGCTGGCAAATACAATGCTTTATAAGCCCGAAAAAGTAACGGTAACTCCCGTTTCTTCTACTGCTGAAAGGATTGAGCAAGGTGTTTACTATGTGCGTAAAAAGGATAAACAGGCCTTGCTGGAGCTGATCCTTAAAAACAGGGATATCAAGCGCACGATCGTATTTACGCAAACCAAGCATAATGCGGATAATATCGCGAAGCACCTGAAACGTAGCGGTATCCGTGCCGATGCACTGCATGGTGATAAGTCGCAGGAAGCAAGGGAAGTAACCCTGACCAGCTTCAAGGGTGGAAGCCTGCGTGTGCTGGTAGCCACTGATATTGCCGCCAGAGGTATTGATGTGGATTCACTGGAACATGTTATCAACTTCGACCTGCCGAATGTGCCGGAAACATATGTACACAGAATTGGACGTACCGGAAGGGCAGGACATGATGGGATTGCGCTTTCTTTCTGTGACCTCAATGAACGTGGTTTCCTGAAAAATATAGGACGACTTACAAAGCAGCCGATAACTGTTTTGAGGCATCCATTTGCTGAAGCTGCCAATATGGACGCAGACAGAAATACTTCCGAAGGAGCCCGCCGTGAGCCAAGAAAACCTAAGCCTTCTAATCAGCATAAAAAGCGCTATCAGACAGATAAGCGGAACAAGATAGATTTTTAATCTTGTCTTAATCTTATTATAATCTTAATAGAATTATGTGATGGAACCGGGTTAACTTCCCGGTTTTTTTATGCCCGCTTGTGTAAAAAAAATGACATTGCGCTTATTTTAACCTGCAATTTGATAAATTAAACACTCGTTGAATTTCCGTTATTGCTTATTTTGAGCGACGTTTTACCAGTTTTCATAAAAAATCAGATGAGATGGTAGATAATTTACATAGGATCTTTTGATATTGTATTAATATTTTTTTGAATTTGACCCTTTTTTAAGAGATGGATACCCGCGCCAACAAATTGAATGAGCTGATACGTTCTCGTCCTGCGATGTTTATTGGGAATTTGAGATTTACGGGCTTCGCGAATATGCTGGAATATGTATTGGAAGAGATGTTAACTGAAACCAGGAATGAAACGACCATAACTATTGAATTCCTCCATTCGGGAAATATTCGGCTGTCAGCAACGAAAGTAGCAACTGCAGGCCTCATCAGCTGCATTCATCATCTTGATCTGCCCGAGATGCAGCAGCCCAGTGCATTACCTATAGCCATCATGATCGCACTCAGTGCACATGCTGAAATTGAGATTCATCATGAGGAAGATATCTATACAATCGATAGCAAACAAGGATTTTATATCCTTAATATCAGCAACGGTAAAGGCACGCCAGGAGATGTAATGATTGAATTCGCACTGGATACGGCCATTTTCCGCCAGTTTGATGTGGATTATGAGCAGACAACCCTGCTGTTGCAAAAGTTTGCCTACCTCTATCCCGGTATCCGCATCGTCACTACCGATGAACGAACCGACTTCAAACGCAATGTATTGCTTTATCCGCAAGGGATAGGCCGTATGCTGGATGGCGCCATCGGGCAGCATCCCCATGCAAACCCTTTCTTTCGTATGGATTTGAAAGCCAATATCCGTGATTATGTATACCAGATCAGTTTCTGCTATCAGCCGTTGTGGATAACGACTTCGTATGTACGTTCCTTTGCGAACCATTATGAACTATTCCTCGGCGGAAGTTTGATTGATGGGGTACAGGAAGGCATGATCATGGCCATCAAGGAAGCTGCTGTGAAAGCAAAAACCAAGATCAGGATCAGTAAGCGTAAACTGGTAGAAAGCATGATATTGATAGCGGCTGTCAGGGGTAAAGGCTTTGAGCTGACAGGCCCCGCCAGGTGGCGACTGGAATCTGCCGTTATCAGGAATGATATTAAAAAATTCGTGTTTGCGGAAGTTGCCCGCTATCTCGCTGTCAATCCTGACGACAGAAACAGGGTAATCGGCAATTTCGCATATGAATTTGAATAACCTTCCCCGCAACAACAGCGAATAGAAAGGTCTGACACATTTTAGCGCTATCCCCTTATTTACTATCCAAAAACAAAAATACCCGATAAAAACCTGCACGTTGAAAGAGAAGGCCAATGGATGGCAGCTCCTTGTTATTGCACATAAATATATCCATATCTTCCCGCCGGCACTGGCTGGAAAGCACCATACAAGCGGCAACAGCATCCATGATAGTTGATTGCCACAGCAGTTAACTGTTTTAATTCTCAAAAATGCAAGCGGTAAAATTTAGTACAGGCGGGAAGTTTGTCGCAAAAAACCTGCTCAAACTTTTATTTTTGTGCTTCTCAAAACAGATTGTCAGTGAGTAAAAAGTACTATATCATCGATTTTGACAGCACTTTTACACAGGTAGAAGCACTGGACGAACTCGCCCGCATTTCTCTGCAAAATCATCCGGATAAGGAAGCCATCTATAAGAAAATAGAAGATCTTACCAACCAGGCAATGGAAGGAAAACTCTCTTTCCGTGAGAGTCTGGCAGGAAGGGTAAAGTTGCTCGAGGCAAACAAAGAGCACCTGAAATTACTGGTGAAACACCTGAAGAAGCTGGTGTCGCCGTCGTTTGCAAGGAATAAGAACTTTTTCAAAGACCATACAGATGATGTATTGATTGTGTCTGGTGGATTCAAAGAGTTTATTACGCCGGTAGTGCTGCCTTATCATATCAGGAAGGAAAATATTTATGCCAATACATTCACATTCGATAGTGAAGGACGCATCAATGGCTACGATGAAGCGAACCCGCTGTCATTTGAAGGTGGTAAGGTGAAGCTGCTGAAAGAGCTGCAGCTCCAGGGAGAAATCCATGGTATCGGTGATGGCTATTCAGATTTTCAGCTGAAAGAATTTGGTATGATCCGCAAGTTCTATGCATTTACGGAAAATATCAGCCGTAAATCTGTGGTGGAAAAAGCGGACCACGTTACACCAAGTCTGGATGAATTTCTTTACATAAATAATCTTCCTTCAGCGATATCATATCCTAAAAACCGTATCCACTGCGTTGTTGCAGGGAATGTAGCAGAAGATGCCGTAAAGCTGATGAAGAAAGAAGGCTTCAATGTGAAAGTGACAGAGCGATTGGATGATAAGTTATTATCTAAGGCAGGGATGTTATTGCTGGGGGATAAGATGGAACTATCTGCCGCACAGCTGCAGCAGGCCCCTAAGCTGAAGGTAATCGGGTATATTGGCAATGGTAAAAAGTATTTGCCGCTGGAAGCATGTACAGCAGCGGGTGTGATTGTATTCGATAACTTGAAGAAACAGGCATCCGTTGCGAAGCGAATGATCCGTTTTATCAACAATGGCGATTCTTTCAAGAGCAGCAATTTCCCGCATTTACAGTTACCGAAGGTAGAAGCGGTGCACCGCTGTATACATATCCATTCCAATGTACCGGGAGTGATGGCGAAAGTTAACCAGGTATTTGCAGATCATCAGATCAATATTGTTTCACAATATCTGATGACCAATGAGCAGATCGGATATGTTATTGCAGATATCCGTGCCGATTATAAACCGCAGCTGTTAAAGGCGCTGCGCGAAGTGCCGGGTACTATTAGTTTCAGGGTATTGTATTAAAATAGTTGAATAATAAACAGGGACCGCATAGATCTTAGGGTTTATGCGGTTTTTTTATTTGGTGGGATAGATCATCCGTAGTTCCTTATGATCTAAAGATTTTTAGAAGATTATTAGATATGAATAGCAAAATATATATCAACAAAAAAGCCTCCGGATATCTCCGAAGGCTTTTAAAACTGTGGGCAGGATAGGATTCGAACCTATGAAGTCGTAGACAGCGGATTTACAGTCCGCCCCATTTGGCCGCTCTGGAACCTGCCCAGCGATTGAATTTGAAGGAATGTATTCCTTTTAATTTCTTTCGGACCAACAGACCTGATGTAGCACATCAGGCGTCTGAAAATAATATGCGGACCGGACGGGACTCGAACCCGCGACCTCCGCCGTGACAGGGCGGCATTCTAACCAACTGAACTACCGATCCTCAATACAGACGGCCC
This window of the Chitinophaga sp. Cy-1792 genome carries:
- a CDS encoding RagB/SusD family nutrient uptake outer membrane protein — translated: MNYINNKRRYLTGAALVVGVLTLAGCRKNLLDTKSYTSVSSSTMWTTDNLTDLGVNGVYAQLKMGYSNGGASGREIYQYSRFIDGQGRDGDAFQTGTATPSNTMFSLSWVDFYEGVFRANDAIYNLQKVSPSAADKKSRYLAEMKFMRAYYYFRLNQVFKGVPIYLDPRNINDLMRPRNTEDEVWAQIIKDLTEAIAEPNLPAKYAKGSSSFGHATKGAAYALRGKVYMYQKVWDKAAADFQSVKDAGYGLFPTYRELFLEANEQSDECIFSIQNLPVDGFGSTTQFYCGTRSSFGSCWNTYLIAPDLVDAYENKDGSKFNWDAVIPGYSSKTAAQREVYFLRNNLTAAEITAATNRGAYMADYLPTGNEQRIQAVYANRDPRLTANVITPYATYVGRNINGADQTFTLRWPVRDELPPTLDLLTDTKSLFYYLHRKFVYTGSTQLPNRYSGGIDMPLIRYADVLLMWAEALNEQGNTAAAVDLVNQVRGRAGVGLLNSSAGTTVAGQDDLRKRIRHERLCEFPNEGISYFDELRWKTWKDDVFYPGNGIKQIWGTVVVPFVWLGDQLYTWAIPLTERQNNPKLDQNKGWIE
- a CDS encoding methylated-DNA--[protein]-cysteine S-methyltransferase, with the protein product MNNYDKVATAITFIREHFREQPDLSEIAAAAHLSPYHFQRVFAEWAGVSPKKFLQYLTLDYAKQLLREENTTLLDAAFETGLSGTSRLHDLFINIESMTPGEYKNGGKTLHINYSFAESPFGNILVASTAKGICYMAFADEPATALQELYACFPEAEFSQMTDIMQQNALYIFRQQPASLPEIKLHLKGTPFQLKVWEALLKIPMGNLRTYSQIAESIQHPKASRAVGTAIGSNPVAFLIPCHRVIRASGETGEYHWGSTRKTAILGWEAARTQSTDQ
- a CDS encoding c-type cytochrome — protein: MKLKKSVVVVAAALIAAGSLCSLSLPQQPEGPKNLKVLPKDISHDQLIAVMHNFNTSLSVKCNFCHAPGKDDPKKMDFASDDNPHKDIARDMMRMTDSINTNFFKGSATMTVTCYTCHHGDKEPVSKPAEGQTPPPPPQQPASTK
- a CDS encoding DEAD/DEAH box helicase encodes the protein MQFEQLGLIKPILKAVEAQGYTTPTPIQQQAIPIVLQGTDLLGCAQTGTGKTAAFAIPIIQKLYREDRGQQAYKHVRALILTPTRELASQIGDNFQAYSQFTDLKHDVIFGGVPQHKQVISLRNGTDILIATPGRLLDLMNQGYVYLSHLEVFVLDEADRMLDMGFVNDIKKIIKELPSERQTLFFSATMPPKISQLANTMLYKPEKVTVTPVSSTAERIEQGVYYVRKKDKQALLELILKNRDIKRTIVFTQTKHNADNIAKHLKRSGIRADALHGDKSQEAREVTLTSFKGGSLRVLVATDIAARGIDVDSLEHVINFDLPNVPETYVHRIGRTGRAGHDGIALSFCDLNERGFLKNIGRLTKQPITVLRHPFAEAANMDADRNTSEGARREPRKPKPSNQHKKRYQTDKRNKIDF
- a CDS encoding HAD-IB family phosphatase, which encodes MSKKYYIIDFDSTFTQVEALDELARISLQNHPDKEAIYKKIEDLTNQAMEGKLSFRESLAGRVKLLEANKEHLKLLVKHLKKLVSPSFARNKNFFKDHTDDVLIVSGGFKEFITPVVLPYHIRKENIYANTFTFDSEGRINGYDEANPLSFEGGKVKLLKELQLQGEIHGIGDGYSDFQLKEFGMIRKFYAFTENISRKSVVEKADHVTPSLDEFLYINNLPSAISYPKNRIHCVVAGNVAEDAVKLMKKEGFNVKVTERLDDKLLSKAGMLLLGDKMELSAAQLQQAPKLKVIGYIGNGKKYLPLEACTAAGVIVFDNLKKQASVAKRMIRFINNGDSFKSSNFPHLQLPKVEAVHRCIHIHSNVPGVMAKVNQVFADHQINIVSQYLMTNEQIGYVIADIRADYKPQLLKALREVPGTISFRVLY